One genomic region from Saprospiraceae bacterium encodes:
- a CDS encoding polysaccharide biosynthesis C-terminal domain-containing protein → MGQIRRQTLISSLIIYSGFLLGAFNLIYVLPRLLPVEYIGLTRLIQDFAAMLTAFAGLGFAGPFYRFGPYFEKYSKPGGNDLLQLFLIVTHIGVLVVFCVCYLFRADIIANFQVKSPLFSTYFYATFLFAYFFIIYNLLELYLFSKGQAILQSFTREILIRIIVLALTLLTFYFVSLRQFVWLYAGHYLIPVIILVIAIYKKYPSPIGVGITRTTKRLLPFMSKMASWGIVQTIVTTGVPVLDTLVIGGIIGLKGVAEYQIMSYVSTLVQVPVRATISILGAQISQLWMQSNLSGIQNVYQRTSTNYLAFGLLAVGVILPNLDLLNKITGKNIDIDFSIIAVLITARVFELSTGLSNVIIAYSKKWRYENIISIINIVLAIPLNIFMVNRFGMIGAAYTTLILLVTMFVIRMIILYRSYNLFPFSVPTLYLLGMFAVLFGILLWLCNIQSGWYYRLILSGCFALVFIIAVVKLRISKDINIVVETILSKLLGINIKT, encoded by the coding sequence ATGGGTCAAATCAGACGCCAGACTTTAATTTCTTCCCTGATAATATATAGCGGTTTTTTGCTGGGTGCATTTAATCTGATATATGTATTACCTAGACTTCTGCCGGTTGAATATATTGGACTCACGAGGTTAATTCAGGATTTTGCGGCCATGCTGACCGCTTTTGCAGGCTTGGGATTTGCGGGCCCTTTTTACAGATTTGGACCCTATTTTGAAAAATATTCTAAACCGGGTGGTAATGACCTTTTACAACTCTTCCTTATTGTTACGCATATTGGGGTGCTGGTAGTGTTTTGCGTTTGTTACCTATTCAGGGCTGACATCATAGCCAATTTTCAGGTCAAATCACCTTTGTTTTCCACCTACTTTTATGCCACCTTTTTATTTGCTTACTTTTTCATCATCTACAACTTGTTGGAGTTGTATTTGTTTTCAAAAGGCCAGGCTATTCTGCAATCGTTCACCAGGGAGATACTGATCAGGATCATCGTTTTAGCGCTGACACTGCTAACATTTTATTTTGTCTCGCTTCGTCAATTTGTGTGGTTATATGCTGGCCACTACCTGATCCCGGTCATCATTTTAGTGATAGCGATTTACAAAAAATACCCTTCCCCAATTGGAGTCGGAATTACCAGGACCACCAAAAGACTGCTTCCTTTTATGTCCAAAATGGCATCCTGGGGAATAGTCCAAACTATTGTAACTACCGGAGTGCCTGTATTGGATACTTTGGTCATCGGAGGGATCATCGGGCTTAAAGGAGTGGCCGAATATCAGATCATGAGTTATGTGTCTACACTGGTCCAGGTTCCGGTACGGGCTACCATATCTATCCTGGGTGCTCAAATTTCACAGTTGTGGATGCAAAGTAATTTAAGTGGAATTCAAAATGTCTATCAACGGACCAGTACCAATTACCTGGCTTTTGGTCTCCTGGCGGTAGGGGTTATTCTTCCTAATCTGGATTTATTAAACAAGATAACCGGTAAAAATATTGATATTGATTTTTCTATTATTGCTGTTTTGATCACCGCCAGGGTCTTTGAACTCAGTACTGGTTTGTCCAATGTTATTATTGCGTACTCAAAAAAATGGAGGTATGAAAACATCATTTCAATTATCAACATAGTATTGGCGATTCCGCTTAATATTTTTATGGTCAATAGATTTGGTATGATAGGAGCAGCGTATACCACTTTAATATTGTTGGTGACCATGTTTGTGATCCGAATGATCATTCTATACCGCTCCTACAATCTTTTTCCCTTTTCAGTACCTACCCTCTATTTATTAGGGATGTTTGCAGTTTTATTTGGGATTTTATTGTGGCTCTGTAACATTCAATCTGGATGGTATTATAGACTAATTTTGTCCGGTTGTTTTGCTTTAGTTTTTATTATTGCCGTGGTGAAGCTTCGAATATCGAAAGACATAAATATTGTTGTTGAGACGATTTTATCTAAACTTCTTGGTATAAATATTAAAACATAA
- a CDS encoding FkbM family methyltransferase: MSIKYLFLPKKGVLLYLGLNYGKGFDKLHWQYTKAIGIEANPDLYAMLQKRYRYNKHIQLVHAAATTFNGEVTFNISDNHGLSSSLGQLKEAFGGIKMVKSVTVPAINLYDYVRKENIEFITDYVSDIQGNDLAVLKTMQPYIEQGKIMRITSEVAKDKYKNSYMDLPDNSESGFDELLSKNYQLVSKGWENLKENHFQEVPEDWWEMDCMWKLKLNQ; this comes from the coding sequence TTGAGCATCAAGTATCTTTTTCTTCCGAAGAAAGGGGTGCTTTTATATCTCGGCCTCAACTATGGTAAAGGGTTTGACAAGCTACACTGGCAGTATACCAAAGCGATAGGTATTGAGGCTAACCCTGACCTTTATGCGATGTTACAAAAAAGGTACCGGTATAATAAGCATATTCAATTAGTGCATGCTGCCGCTACTACTTTTAATGGGGAGGTGACATTTAATATCAGTGACAATCATGGACTCAGTAGCAGCCTGGGCCAATTAAAAGAAGCATTTGGCGGCATCAAGATGGTCAAATCTGTGACAGTACCAGCCATCAACTTATACGACTATGTGCGAAAAGAAAATATCGAATTTATTACAGACTATGTCAGTGATATCCAGGGTAATGACTTAGCTGTTTTGAAAACAATGCAGCCTTATATCGAACAAGGAAAAATCATGAGGATTACCTCTGAAGTAGCAAAAGACAAATATAAAAACTCTTATATGGACCTACCGGATAATTCCGAATCCGGATTTGACGAATTGTTGAGCAAAAACTATCAATTGGTGAGTAAAGGCTGGGAGAATCTGAAAGAAAACCATTTTCAGGAGGTGCCTGAGGATTGGTGGGAAATGGATTGTATGTGGAAGTTAAAATTAAATCAATAA
- a CDS encoding class I SAM-dependent methyltransferase: MHQLLPLIRKIKPLWIKYRIDRLVKPFSAGLRNIVNLSLMAEWISNQKKPAFNDFYSSKFDYTKRIGLYEFILKEYCGREAITYLEFGVAGGQSFEWWVKHQNHQDSKFYGFDTFEGLPERWGHLAAGSMTAHGNVPAIQDGRAGFIKGLFQDTLPGFLHGKDFTSRTVIHMDADLYTSTLYVLTMLAPLLKPGDIIFFDEFSVPSHEFLAWKNFTDSYYLKYEMIGAANNYVFAAFKLTQ, encoded by the coding sequence ATGCATCAATTATTACCGCTCATTCGCAAAATCAAACCGCTTTGGATTAAATATAGGATCGATAGATTAGTCAAACCATTTTCTGCTGGTTTGAGAAATATAGTCAACCTATCCTTAATGGCAGAGTGGATCTCTAATCAAAAGAAGCCGGCGTTTAATGATTTTTACAGTTCAAAATTTGATTATACTAAAAGAATTGGATTGTATGAATTTATCCTGAAAGAATATTGTGGGCGGGAGGCCATTACCTACCTGGAGTTTGGAGTAGCTGGAGGTCAATCCTTCGAGTGGTGGGTAAAGCATCAAAATCACCAGGATTCAAAATTTTACGGCTTTGATACCTTTGAAGGGCTGCCTGAGCGATGGGGTCATCTCGCTGCAGGTTCTATGACCGCCCATGGAAATGTTCCTGCTATTCAAGATGGTCGTGCCGGGTTTATTAAAGGACTATTTCAGGACACGCTGCCAGGTTTTCTGCATGGAAAAGATTTTACATCGAGGACGGTTATCCATATGGATGCTGATCTATATACCTCCACGTTGTATGTCTTGACGATGCTCGCTCCATTGCTTAAGCCTGGTGATATCATCTTCTTTGATGAGTTTTCAGTCCCATCTCACGAATTTTTAGCCTGGAAAAACTTTACAGATAGTTATTATCTCAAATATGAGATGATTGGAGCTGCCAATAATTATGTATTTGCAGCGTTTAAATTGACCCAGTAG
- a CDS encoding DUF2905 domain-containing protein: MNSLSPKILILIGFIIMVVGLSWMYAGKYFQWLGKLPGDIKIEKEHFRFYFPLTTMVLVSLFFSLVVKLLKWMGLL, encoded by the coding sequence ATGAATTCATTAAGCCCCAAAATATTAATACTTATAGGATTTATCATCATGGTGGTAGGACTGTCCTGGATGTATGCAGGAAAATATTTTCAATGGCTAGGCAAGTTACCTGGAGATATAAAGATCGAAAAAGAGCACTTTAGGTTTTATTTCCCTCTTACGACGATGGTTTTGGTGAGTTTATTTTTTTCCTTGGTAGTAAAATTATTGAAATGGATGGGGCTATTATAA
- a CDS encoding hydantoinase B/oxoprolinase family protein, with product MKITKSQLVSVDVGGTFCDASYVNGDKVSSLKILSNSRLRATILSISDAWTVCIKESWSLPYPQILQDCICFQANGIPIDIKTYDPIAQTLHFYKKHQIYVGEVIDIGTNAEAPVFAAHLLTGIPMNSPLKNIELRIGTTKGTNALLELRGAPCVWITNEGFKDLLYIKTQQRPDLFQLNIPEPNLLHNQVIETKARVDANGLELQAMNKKEWERIKKDLPKDKNTPLAISLMHSYQYPEHERILKKKLRHAGYTFVSVSSELLPIIHFLPRSETAVCNAYLSPILHRFVDAIQSGARPPSLYMISSAGQAMPSKLFHPKDSLLSGPAGGIKAAENLAQYYGINKLITFDMGGTSTDTARVEDRAQIKFNTRVGDIEIASPSYEIETVAAGGGSIIDFEDGRFLVGPKSAGADPGPACYGKGGPFTITDLNLLLSRLVEGAMSIPIFKEHAMIRFDELLSKANILADSTDKNKILYGIAQIANEKMAEAIRKVTMAKGHNPSQYNLLVYGGAGGLHACALADILNISTIIIPYTAGIFSATGIGIAPIENIYIKQINLPLSQCARSLPRRIRELYATHRSNDYALVSKKIYLKYLGQNHTIEVDWIPGVDLKKTFEKAYKQQFGFCLNQTIEVDKISITTQHKRKKRHKTQAPILHNKLTIKEKSVDWSSLSTGKSISGPAIIYHHQATVYLEPDWSASVQANKDLILSRKKKSQSILTWSPEIESALFGNRFKSIAEQMGVQLQHSAFSVNVKERLDFSCALLDPKGRLLANAPHIPVHLGSLGISARLILKKYSIQEGDIILCNHPLYGGSHLPDLTLLKGVFDTNHQLIGYVINRAHPDEIGGMTPGSMPPFATNLEQEGVVFAPTYIQKNGKSNWPMIRKMLQSATYPTRDVSANIFDLKAAMAALHAGELRLKEMVKNYGLKYTHLQMSRLLNQGTSEIQKYIKKHDGKRFTAIEKMDDGRKIKVSINMVYPLMIIDFAGTGPVHPGNLNANPSIVWSVVLYVLRLLCEKDINLNEGLTRNVKLLLPTGFLSPFFPKDPAKCPAVVGGNTEVSQRLTDTLIKALELAACSQGTMNNFLFGDESHSYYETIGGGVGAGPGFEGRSAVHQHMTNTKITDPEELEVKYPVILDHFSILEQSGGEGQYCGGNGISRKITFLKPMTVTILAQHRIQPPYGLRGGDHGQCGQQFLIRGNTAIALDSNQSLSVEVGDSILIKTPGGGGWGKKTSKNTLK from the coding sequence ATGAAGATAACAAAAAGTCAATTGGTCAGTGTAGATGTAGGTGGGACATTTTGTGATGCCAGCTATGTGAACGGTGATAAGGTAAGCAGTCTTAAAATATTGAGCAATAGTAGATTGAGAGCCACGATCCTTAGCATATCCGATGCCTGGACGGTTTGTATAAAAGAGTCGTGGTCTCTACCCTACCCTCAGATACTTCAAGATTGTATTTGTTTTCAAGCCAATGGTATTCCTATTGATATAAAGACCTATGATCCTATAGCACAAACCCTGCATTTTTACAAAAAACACCAGATATATGTGGGTGAGGTGATTGATATTGGTACAAATGCAGAAGCTCCGGTGTTTGCTGCACATTTATTGACAGGTATACCGATGAATAGCCCTCTAAAAAATATTGAACTCAGAATAGGGACTACGAAAGGCACGAACGCGCTACTTGAATTGAGGGGGGCGCCATGTGTTTGGATCACAAACGAAGGATTTAAAGATCTGCTGTATATCAAAACTCAACAAAGGCCTGACCTGTTCCAGCTTAATATCCCTGAACCAAACCTCCTGCATAATCAGGTCATAGAAACTAAAGCACGAGTAGATGCTAACGGCCTGGAGCTCCAAGCAATGAACAAGAAAGAATGGGAGAGAATAAAAAAGGATCTGCCGAAAGACAAAAATACTCCCCTTGCCATCTCTTTAATGCACTCCTACCAATACCCGGAGCATGAAAGGATATTGAAGAAAAAACTCAGGCATGCGGGATATACATTTGTTTCTGTTTCGTCAGAATTGTTGCCCATCATTCATTTTTTGCCCAGGAGTGAAACTGCGGTGTGCAATGCTTATCTAAGTCCAATACTTCACCGATTTGTCGATGCTATCCAATCAGGGGCAAGGCCTCCATCTTTGTACATGATTTCTTCCGCAGGCCAGGCTATGCCCTCAAAATTATTTCATCCGAAGGATAGTCTTTTAAGCGGACCTGCAGGCGGAATCAAAGCAGCAGAAAACTTAGCTCAATATTATGGCATCAACAAACTGATCACCTTTGATATGGGAGGCACTTCCACTGATACAGCGAGGGTGGAAGACAGAGCTCAAATCAAATTTAACACCCGGGTAGGTGATATTGAGATTGCATCTCCTTCCTATGAGATCGAGACAGTCGCTGCAGGAGGAGGAAGCATCATAGATTTTGAAGATGGCAGGTTTTTAGTAGGTCCTAAAAGTGCCGGGGCTGATCCTGGCCCGGCTTGTTATGGTAAAGGAGGTCCTTTTACGATCACTGATTTAAATTTGTTGTTAAGTAGACTGGTAGAAGGAGCGATGAGTATACCAATATTCAAAGAGCATGCGATGATTAGATTCGACGAGCTACTCTCCAAAGCAAATATCCTGGCTGACTCCACAGATAAGAATAAAATTTTATATGGCATCGCTCAAATAGCCAATGAAAAAATGGCCGAAGCGATCAGAAAAGTGACCATGGCAAAAGGTCATAATCCCAGCCAATATAACTTACTAGTCTATGGAGGTGCCGGAGGGCTGCATGCGTGCGCTTTGGCGGATATTTTGAACATCTCTACGATTATAATACCTTATACTGCAGGCATATTCAGTGCTACAGGAATAGGAATAGCCCCGATTGAAAATATATATATCAAACAAATAAATCTGCCGCTATCGCAATGTGCGCGATCCTTGCCGCGGAGAATAAGAGAATTATATGCTACGCATCGTTCGAATGACTATGCTTTGGTGAGCAAAAAAATTTACTTAAAATATTTAGGTCAAAATCACACCATAGAGGTGGATTGGATCCCGGGTGTGGATTTGAAAAAGACTTTTGAAAAAGCTTATAAGCAACAATTCGGATTTTGTCTTAATCAAACCATAGAGGTTGACAAAATATCGATCACCACACAGCACAAAAGAAAAAAGCGCCATAAAACCCAGGCTCCAATATTGCATAACAAATTGACTATCAAAGAAAAAAGTGTGGATTGGTCTTCGTTGTCAACGGGAAAATCTATCTCCGGGCCAGCTATCATCTATCATCATCAGGCGACCGTATATTTAGAGCCAGATTGGAGCGCTAGTGTACAAGCAAATAAAGACCTTATCCTCAGTAGAAAAAAGAAGTCACAATCCATCTTGACCTGGAGCCCGGAGATAGAATCTGCTTTATTTGGAAATCGGTTTAAATCCATTGCGGAGCAAATGGGAGTACAACTTCAGCACAGTGCTTTTTCTGTCAATGTAAAAGAAAGATTGGATTTTTCATGTGCGCTGCTCGATCCTAAAGGCAGATTGCTCGCCAATGCACCCCACATCCCTGTACACCTGGGCAGCCTGGGCATTTCTGCGAGATTGATTTTAAAAAAGTATTCCATCCAAGAAGGGGATATCATCCTTTGTAATCACCCGCTTTATGGTGGTTCTCATTTACCAGACCTCACCCTCTTAAAAGGCGTCTTTGATACAAATCATCAGCTGATCGGCTACGTAATAAATCGCGCACATCCTGACGAGATCGGGGGGATGACCCCCGGTTCTATGCCTCCGTTTGCCACAAACCTGGAGCAGGAAGGGGTGGTATTTGCTCCGACTTATATCCAAAAAAATGGAAAATCCAACTGGCCTATGATCCGGAAAATGCTACAATCTGCTACCTACCCTACCAGGGATGTATCTGCCAATATATTCGACTTAAAAGCAGCCATGGCAGCACTCCATGCAGGTGAACTTAGGCTGAAAGAGATGGTAAAAAATTACGGGCTGAAGTATACTCATTTACAGATGAGTCGCCTTCTAAACCAGGGTACTTCAGAGATTCAAAAATATATCAAAAAGCACGATGGCAAAAGGTTTACGGCGATCGAAAAAATGGATGATGGTCGTAAAATCAAAGTATCAATTAATATGGTATATCCCCTGATGATCATTGACTTTGCAGGGACAGGACCAGTACACCCTGGCAACCTCAATGCCAATCCATCTATCGTCTGGAGTGTAGTCCTGTATGTACTCAGACTGCTCTGCGAAAAAGATATTAATCTGAATGAAGGACTCACCCGGAATGTCAAATTGCTCCTGCCTACTGGCTTTTTATCCCCATTTTTTCCAAAAGATCCCGCAAAATGCCCCGCAGTAGTTGGAGGCAATACTGAGGTAAGCCAACGATTGACGGATACCCTGATCAAAGCATTGGAATTGGCGGCATGCAGCCAGGGTACCATGAACAATTTTTTATTTGGTGATGAATCCCACAGTTATTACGAAACCATCGGTGGAGGTGTAGGAGCCGGGCCTGGTTTTGAAGGGCGATCTGCGGTCCATCAGCATATGACCAACACCAAAATCACCGATCCTGAAGAATTGGAAGTAAAATACCCTGTCATCCTGGATCATTTTAGCATACTGGAACAATCAGGAGGGGAAGGTCAATATTGTGGAGGAAATGGGATCTCAAGAAAAATTACTTTCTTAAAACCCATGACGGTAACCATCCTTGCTCAGCATCGCATCCAGCCACCCTATGGGCTTAGGGGAGGTGATCATGGTCAGTGTGGTCAGCAATTTTTGATTCGAGGCAACACTGCAATCGCATTAGACAGCAATCAATCTTTATCGGTGGAGGTTGGGGATTCGATTTTGATAAAAACACCTGGCGGTGGGGGTTGGGGCAAAAAAACATCGAAAAACACATTAAAATAA